A stretch of DNA from Rhizobium sp. EC-SD404:
CTCGGCGATCGGGTGCACTTCCTGCATCTGCGCAACGTGACACGCGAGGGCGCCGATATCTCAGGCAGCTTCTTCGAGGACGAGCATCTTGGCGGTAGCACGGACATGGTCGCTCTCATCGCCGCCGTGGTCCGCGAGGAGCGCAAGCGCCGGCAGGCGGGTCGGCGTGACGTGTCGATCCCGTTCCGGCCCGATCACGGCCAGGAGATCCTCGACGATTTCCAGCGCAAGGCACAGCCCGGCTATCCGGCGATCGGTCGGCTGAAGGGGCTCGCCGAACTGCGCGGCATCATGACGGCCCTCACCCACGAACGCGAAGGCCTCCGGTCATGAGCGGTCCGGACGCGACGCCGCGGCTTGCCGCATTGTCCGACGTTGATGGACGGGCGCGGCTTCCCACTTACCGGCCGGAGGATCACGGCACCGGAATCGTCCATCTCGGACTTGGCGCCTTTCACCGGGCGCATCAGGCTGTCGCGACCGACGACGCGCTCGCGGCGAAAGGCGGTGACTGGCGCATCTGCGGCGTCAGCTTGCGCAGCACTGCGCTCGCGGAAGCGCTGGCGCCGCAGAACGGCCTTTACACGCTGATCGAACGTGGCACCGACGGCACCCGCGCCCGTGTGATCGGATCGCTGTCGCGTGTCATCGCCAACGATCCCGCCGCGACGCTCACGGCACTATGCGACCCGGCCGTGAAGATCGTGACCCTGACGGTGACCGAAAAGGGCTACGGTATCGACCGCGCCAATGGCGGACATGACCCCTCGCATCCGGCCGTCGCGGCGGACCTCAAGTCGCCGGAAACCCCGTCGGGCGTTCTGGGCCTGCTGACCGCCGCCCTCAAGGCGCGACGCGATGCCGGTATCGCTCCATTCACAGTTCTTTCCTGTGACAATCTTCCGGAAAACGGACGACTCCTGCGCAGTGGCGTCATCGGCTTCGCCGGCGCCCTGGACACGGAACTTGCGGACTTCATCGCCGCGAAAGTGGCGTTTCCATCGTCGATGGTGGATCGCATCACGCCGGCCGCAACCGACCAGACGCTGGCCGATGCGGCGGAGGCGACGGGCTGCGTCGACCTTGCCGCGGTGGAGACCGAACAGTTCAGCCAGTGGGTTATCGAGGATCATTTTCCGCAGGGCCGACCCGCTTGGGAAGCCGGTGGTGCGATCTTCGTCGCGGATGTGACGCCGTTCGAGCGGGCCAAGCTCACCATGCTCAACGGCACCCATTCGATGCTGGCATATGCGGGGTTTCTCTCCGGTCGCCAGCTCGTCCGCGACGTGATGGGCGACCCGGCTCTGGCGGCGCTCGTAAGGCGACATCTGCAAGATGCCGGCCAGATTCTGCCGCCCTTGCCGGGCTTCGACGTGCAGGCTTATGCCACCGCGCTCGAGGACCGTTTTCGCAATCCGGCAATTGCCCATGCGACCTATCAGATCGCGATGGACGGCACCGAGAAACTGCCGCAGCGGATCTTCGCGCCGGCAATCGTCGCTCTCGATGCCGGGCAGCCGATGCGCCCCTTCGCATTCGCGACTGCGGCGTGGATGCGCTACACGCTGGGTGTCAGCGACGCCGGTGAGCCCTATGCGCTGCGCGATCCGCGCGAAGACGAGATCAAGCAGCAGGTTCAATCCGTGCCGCGAGACGCTGACGCCATCCGCTCGTCATTGAGTGCGCTTCCCAACTTCATACCATCGCAGCTTGCGCGATCCGAAGTATGGAACGATGCGGTAGACGATTGCCTCGACACCATCCTGACTCAGGGCATGGCTGCCGCAGTTCTCGCAGAGGCGCACCGATGAGTTCGAAACTGTTTCTCGCCATCGGCGAGCCGATGGTGGAGCTGAGCGGCGCCGGCACGGGCGATGCCGATCTCTGGCGGATGGGCTTTGCCGGGGACGTTCTCAATACGCTCTGGTACACGCGTGCCGCTCTTCCCGCGGACGGCGCCGGCGGTTGGCGCACGGCACTTCTCACGCGTCTTGGCAGCGACCCGTTCTCGTCGAAACTGCGCGGCTTTCTTACGCATAACGGGATCGACACCGCGTTCGTCCAGACCGACGAGCAGCGCGGCGTCGGCCTCTATGCCATCAGCCTCTCAGAGAATGGCGAGCGCAGTTTCTCCTATTGGCGGTCGCATTCGGCCGCGCGGCGGCTGGCGGATGATCGCAAGGCGCTTTCGGGCGCGATCGCAGCTGCAGATGTCGTCTATTTTTCCGGCATCACGATGGCCATCCTGCCGGACGAGGGACGCCAAAACCTGCTTGAGGAAATTGGCGCTGCGCAGGGACGCGGCCAGCGCATCGTCTTCGATCCCAATATCCGTCGCCGCTTGTGGGACGATGTCGAGACCATGAAGCACTGGCTCACGCAGGCCATGGCAGTCGCTTCGATCGGACTGCCGAGCTTCGACGACGAAGCCGATCTCTGGGGCGACACGACTTTGGACAACTGCCTTTCGCGCTGGCAGGAAGCCGGCTGCGGCGAAGTGGTCGTCAAGAACGGCGGTGGCGACATGATCGCCGCCGAGACCGGACAACCGGTTGAGCGGCTCACGGTCGAGCGCCAGAAACCCGTCGATACCACGGGTGCCGGCGATGCGTTCAACGCGGGCTACATCGCTGCCCGGCTGGATGGGAGAAGCACGCGTCAGGCCATGCTCGACGGTCACGCAATGGCGAGCCGGGTGATCGCCGTGCCCGGTGCACTGATGCCGATGACGCAACTCCGCTGAACACATCTCGTCTTGAAATGTAAAACGATCGTTTTACATTGGGTTTACGAAGCTTCGTAGGGACCCGCCAATGGACGCGAAACACCGCCTTCTCCAGGCTGCAGAGACGCTCTTCGACCAGCATGGCTACATGGCCGTCGGGATGGACCGGCTGACCGAAGCCGCCGAGATGTCCACGCGAACGCTCTACAAGCATGCGGGCAGCAAGGCGGAGCTCATGGCCGCGGTGCTCATCGAACGGGACCGCCGCTTCACGAACCAAACCGAGGTCATGAGCGTCGATGCGTTCTTCACCGCGCTCAAAGACTGGATCGAGTTGGAGGGCGCGCGCGGGTGCCTCTTCCTTCGTGCCTACAGCGAGACCGGTGGGGAAACGCCGGAAATCGCCGACACCGTCATGGCGCACAAGACAGCATTCACCGCCCGCCTGCGGGAGATCGTTGCAGCGGACCTCGGACGGGATGATCCGGCGCTTGCCGAGCAGGTGCTCGTTCTCTTCGAAGGGGCCATCCATGCGGCAGTCTACCGAGGGCCCGAATCCATTTCGGCTGCACAGGCAGCGGCTGCTGTCCTCATCGACAAGGCGCGGTCGTGAACTCGGCGCTGCGCATCGGTTCGGTCGGCTTCGGGCTGATCGCGGTGTGCTACGGCTTTGCCCGCTTTGCCTTCGGGTTGTTCCTGCCGCAGATCGATAGCGATCTCGGCCTTGG
This window harbors:
- a CDS encoding mannitol dehydrogenase family protein — translated: MSGPDATPRLAALSDVDGRARLPTYRPEDHGTGIVHLGLGAFHRAHQAVATDDALAAKGGDWRICGVSLRSTALAEALAPQNGLYTLIERGTDGTRARVIGSLSRVIANDPAATLTALCDPAVKIVTLTVTEKGYGIDRANGGHDPSHPAVAADLKSPETPSGVLGLLTAALKARRDAGIAPFTVLSCDNLPENGRLLRSGVIGFAGALDTELADFIAAKVAFPSSMVDRITPAATDQTLADAAEATGCVDLAAVETEQFSQWVIEDHFPQGRPAWEAGGAIFVADVTPFERAKLTMLNGTHSMLAYAGFLSGRQLVRDVMGDPALAALVRRHLQDAGQILPPLPGFDVQAYATALEDRFRNPAIAHATYQIAMDGTEKLPQRIFAPAIVALDAGQPMRPFAFATAAWMRYTLGVSDAGEPYALRDPREDEIKQQVQSVPRDADAIRSSLSALPNFIPSQLARSEVWNDAVDDCLDTILTQGMAAAVLAEAHR
- a CDS encoding sugar kinase yields the protein MSSKLFLAIGEPMVELSGAGTGDADLWRMGFAGDVLNTLWYTRAALPADGAGGWRTALLTRLGSDPFSSKLRGFLTHNGIDTAFVQTDEQRGVGLYAISLSENGERSFSYWRSHSAARRLADDRKALSGAIAAADVVYFSGITMAILPDEGRQNLLEEIGAAQGRGQRIVFDPNIRRRLWDDVETMKHWLTQAMAVASIGLPSFDDEADLWGDTTLDNCLSRWQEAGCGEVVVKNGGGDMIAAETGQPVERLTVERQKPVDTTGAGDAFNAGYIAARLDGRSTRQAMLDGHAMASRVIAVPGALMPMTQLR
- a CDS encoding TetR/AcrR family transcriptional regulator, producing the protein MDAKHRLLQAAETLFDQHGYMAVGMDRLTEAAEMSTRTLYKHAGSKAELMAAVLIERDRRFTNQTEVMSVDAFFTALKDWIELEGARGCLFLRAYSETGGETPEIADTVMAHKTAFTARLREIVAADLGRDDPALAEQVLVLFEGAIHAAVYRGPESISAAQAAAAVLIDKARS